A portion of the Sphingobacterium spiritivorum genome contains these proteins:
- a CDS encoding ABC transporter permease — MIKNWFKIFIYNATHNKVFTILTLIGLTLGVTGVILSLLYWNDEHAYNKWNPEKDKVFEVMTRISEDMMWNSSPGPLVPILMEKSNEIESYCQYRAYYFDQYFKVNGKTEILTRTINTQGSFFEFFPFEIIKGSVSQFSSSQNTMALEESEAKRLFGTANPIDQIITTDNNESYVVTAVYRIPGKSSISPNAVYTAMEKDIKRKADSWGDFEFTVLLKLKDSAKRDLVKKQIDEIYLNERAVKYAKEAGISLKEFLTKYGSITVSLQSLSESRLISKRTGFPEGSGNLLFLKINVGISILVLLLSIFNYVNMTVAYAIKRAKEIGVRKVVGADKKHIILQFLFETCITSVISIILAAGITEVLLPSYNSLLDKTMTLNLLDFFPHMLLLFLILLIFAGLIPAIYVAKFDVLKVLKGNYSRSKSGTWFRNGILSLQFTIATFFLISGLMVHKQVNYMIDKDLGFNSDQVLTISFIKQYPENQKFNNYERIKQQLLKIKDVQDVNISSFTLGGGANSSSSLEYKDISIQGQNMALDFGYLEMLKINTISGRSFDKNLGSDSTGSVMLNQTAADMLKEKDIVGKEVRFMGKTFKVIGIVNDFNLKGLQQKIEAMTFFHLKAFPWMEGNITNISVKISPEHMEKTISEIEKYWKTNVDDLHPFSYEFVDKRFARTYENVVKQRNLFAVMNIVVILIALFGLFALASYSIERRFKEIAIRKVMGAETKDLLLFLTRQYIWISGVGFILALLPSYYFINTWLNNFAYRIAISWQTFLIAIVLMLILTLTVVLSKAYRATRLDILNVLKYE, encoded by the coding sequence ATGATAAAAAACTGGTTTAAAATATTTATTTACAATGCCACACACAATAAGGTATTCACGATTCTGACGCTTATCGGTCTCACACTCGGAGTGACTGGAGTAATCCTGTCCCTCCTGTACTGGAATGATGAACATGCCTACAATAAGTGGAATCCGGAGAAAGATAAGGTCTTTGAGGTCATGACCAGAATCAGTGAAGATATGATGTGGAACAGCAGTCCCGGCCCTCTTGTCCCCATCCTCATGGAAAAATCAAATGAAATAGAAAGCTACTGCCAATACAGAGCCTATTACTTTGATCAATACTTTAAGGTCAATGGTAAAACGGAAATATTGACCAGAACTATAAATACGCAAGGTTCATTTTTTGAGTTTTTCCCTTTTGAAATTATAAAAGGATCTGTCAGCCAGTTTTCCTCTTCGCAAAATACGATGGCTTTAGAAGAATCTGAAGCAAAACGATTATTTGGTACAGCCAATCCCATTGATCAGATTATCACTACAGATAATAATGAAAGTTACGTGGTTACTGCTGTATATCGTATCCCCGGAAAATCATCTATTTCGCCAAATGCAGTTTATACAGCCATGGAGAAAGATATCAAAAGAAAAGCTGATTCCTGGGGGGATTTTGAGTTTACAGTATTGCTGAAACTTAAGGATTCGGCAAAAAGAGATCTGGTCAAAAAACAGATTGATGAGATCTACCTGAATGAGCGGGCTGTCAAGTATGCGAAGGAAGCCGGTATTTCTTTAAAAGAGTTTCTAACCAAGTATGGTTCAATTACAGTATCGCTGCAATCACTGTCAGAAAGCAGACTGATATCAAAAAGAACAGGTTTTCCGGAAGGAAGTGGAAATCTTCTTTTCCTGAAAATCAATGTTGGTATTTCCATTTTGGTACTCCTCCTCTCGATCTTTAATTATGTCAATATGACTGTGGCATATGCGATCAAGCGTGCAAAAGAAATTGGCGTGCGTAAAGTAGTAGGTGCTGACAAAAAACATATCATACTGCAGTTTCTTTTCGAAACCTGCATTACTTCTGTCATTAGTATTATTCTCGCTGCGGGAATTACGGAAGTGCTTTTGCCGTCCTATAATTCTCTGCTAGATAAGACGATGACGCTCAACCTTCTGGATTTCTTTCCTCATATGTTGTTGCTATTTCTGATCCTGTTGATCTTTGCAGGTCTGATTCCGGCCATCTACGTAGCTAAATTTGACGTATTAAAAGTACTTAAAGGAAACTATTCGAGAAGTAAATCCGGTACCTGGTTCAGAAATGGTATTCTAAGTCTGCAATTTACCATAGCCACCTTCTTCTTAATATCCGGGTTAATGGTACACAAACAAGTGAATTATATGATAGACAAAGATCTGGGCTTCAACAGCGATCAGGTACTGACTATATCATTTATAAAACAGTATCCTGAAAATCAAAAGTTCAATAACTATGAAAGGATAAAGCAGCAATTGTTAAAAATAAAGGACGTACAGGACGTCAATATCAGTTCCTTCACTCTGGGAGGAGGAGCCAATTCAAGTTCCAGTCTGGAATATAAAGACATCTCTATACAGGGACAAAATATGGCTCTGGATTTCGGTTACCTCGAAATGTTAAAGATAAATACGATTAGCGGGCGGTCTTTTGATAAAAATCTGGGCTCAGATTCTACCGGATCTGTTATGCTCAATCAGACAGCAGCAGATATGCTCAAGGAAAAAGATATAGTCGGTAAAGAAGTCCGTTTTATGGGAAAAACCTTTAAAGTAATTGGTATAGTCAATGACTTTAACCTCAAAGGTCTTCAACAAAAAATAGAAGCGATGACATTTTTTCATTTAAAGGCTTTTCCGTGGATGGAAGGAAATATTACTAATATTTCAGTCAAAATAAGTCCTGAACATATGGAAAAGACAATCTCGGAGATTGAAAAATACTGGAAAACCAATGTCGATGATCTGCATCCATTCAGCTACGAGTTTGTAGATAAACGATTTGCACGTACATATGAAAATGTTGTTAAACAAAGAAATCTGTTTGCTGTGATGAACATTGTCGTTATTCTGATCGCATTATTCGGATTATTTGCGTTGGCCTCCTACTCTATTGAAAGAAGATTTAAAGAAATCGCCATACGTAAAGTAATGGGTGCAGAGACCAAAGATCTGCTCCTGTTTCTGACCCGCCAGTATATCTGGATATCCGGAGTCGGATTTATACTTGCACTCTTGCCAAGCTATTATTTTATCAATACCTGGCTGAACAATTTTGCCTATCGCATTGCCATCAGCTGGCAGACCTTTCTTATAGCTATCGTCCTTATGCTGATCCTTACCTTAACCGTTGTCTTGTCCAAAGCTTACAGAGCTACACGACTGGATATCCTGAATGTATTGAAATATGAATAA
- a CDS encoding ABC transporter ATP-binding protein encodes MIHIKDLSKVFTTEEIQTKALHNINLTINEGEFISIMGPSGCGKSTLLNIVGLLDNISSGSYHLLGEEIAKLSESGRSKVRKANIGFIFQNFNLIDELSVFDNIELPLIYNKVPTAERKHRIHEIAEKLNISHRLQHHPQQLSGGQQQRVAVARALINNPKIILADEPTGNLDSSNGNEVMELLTRLHAGGATILMVTHSAHDAAFSQKIITMKDGEILSEKINQKTVDIFTR; translated from the coding sequence ATGATACACATTAAAGACTTATCCAAGGTATTTACGACTGAAGAAATACAGACCAAGGCACTCCATAATATTAATCTGACAATTAATGAAGGTGAATTTATTTCCATTATGGGACCTTCTGGCTGTGGTAAATCCACTTTATTGAATATTGTTGGTCTGCTCGATAACATCAGCAGCGGAAGTTATCATTTGCTGGGTGAAGAAATTGCAAAGCTCTCTGAATCGGGAAGATCAAAAGTACGCAAAGCTAACATTGGTTTTATTTTTCAAAATTTTAATCTGATTGATGAATTAAGTGTTTTTGACAACATTGAACTTCCATTGATCTATAATAAAGTACCAACTGCAGAGCGTAAGCATCGTATCCATGAGATCGCTGAAAAACTCAATATTTCACACCGGCTGCAACATCATCCACAGCAACTTTCAGGAGGACAGCAACAGCGTGTGGCTGTAGCCCGGGCTTTGATCAATAATCCCAAGATTATCCTTGCTGATGAGCCCACAGGAAATCTGGACAGCAGCAACGGAAATGAGGTAATGGAATTGCTGACGCGCTTACACGCCGGAGGAGCAACCATACTCATGGTGACACACTCTGCTCATGATGCTGCTTTTTCTCAGAAGATCATCACTATGAAAGACGGTGAGATTCTGAGTGAAAAAATCAATCAGAAGACAGTCGATATTTTTACCAGATAA
- a CDS encoding efflux RND transporter periplasmic adaptor subunit, translated as MDIAIPRKNRKKQYIALSILGFLVIIAIGIYLATRPSSLNIKKDEIQIKAVKYDSFEDFVVFQAQVDPLHAMLINIVEGGAVQELYIENGAMVTQGMPLARLYNPNTEFNFLSQETAIIEQMNNLNVQKLSLRNQELELSKELITIDHDYNDTKLQYDMNQKLYSNKVLAKNEWEQTQEKHRYQEERKNLIQKNISREKEINQLQIAQINQALQAMHKSLETLRQNKKNFLVLAPVSGRLSSFDAVLGQTYQAGTSIGKVDVMKGYKLTAMIDEFYLEKINSGQTGNIEMKGKSIPVRVSKILPEVKNGQFKLELDFTDKQPDGLQQGLSFGVKLILSGKEKKLVIPKGTFNNVSQGKWIFVVEGNKATRRPIELGRENPYYYEVISGLKEGDQIITSGYDDYKNIQQLNLN; from the coding sequence ATGGATATAGCAATCCCTCGTAAAAATAGAAAAAAACAATACATTGCCCTATCAATTTTAGGTTTTTTAGTGATTATAGCTATTGGTATCTACCTCGCTACACGGCCTTCATCTTTGAATATAAAAAAGGATGAAATACAGATAAAAGCAGTTAAGTATGATAGTTTTGAAGACTTTGTTGTATTTCAGGCGCAGGTGGATCCGCTACACGCGATGTTAATCAACATTGTTGAGGGAGGAGCTGTACAGGAGTTATACATAGAAAACGGTGCGATGGTAACTCAGGGGATGCCATTGGCGAGACTGTACAACCCGAATACAGAATTCAATTTTCTGTCGCAGGAGACCGCTATTATTGAACAAATGAATAATCTCAATGTACAAAAGCTATCATTGCGAAATCAGGAACTGGAGCTTTCGAAAGAACTTATCACTATTGATCATGATTATAATGATACCAAACTGCAATATGATATGAATCAGAAGCTTTATTCAAATAAAGTATTAGCAAAAAACGAATGGGAACAAACACAGGAGAAACACAGATATCAGGAAGAACGAAAAAATCTGATTCAAAAAAACATATCCAGAGAAAAAGAAATTAATCAGTTGCAAATCGCTCAGATCAATCAGGCTTTACAGGCCATGCACAAGAGTTTAGAAACCCTAAGACAAAATAAGAAGAATTTTCTGGTCTTAGCCCCTGTTAGCGGCCGTCTCAGTTCTTTCGATGCTGTACTCGGCCAGACTTATCAGGCCGGTACAAGTATAGGTAAAGTAGATGTTATGAAAGGATATAAACTCACGGCCATGATTGACGAATTCTATCTGGAAAAAATCAATTCAGGTCAGACCGGAAATATCGAGATGAAAGGAAAATCTATCCCGGTACGCGTTTCAAAGATTCTTCCGGAAGTCAAGAATGGTCAGTTTAAATTAGAACTGGACTTTACAGATAAACAACCCGATGGACTTCAACAGGGATTGTCCTTCGGTGTCAAGCTTATATTGTCCGGAAAAGAAAAAAAACTTGTCATTCCTAAAGGCACTTTTAATAATGTCAGTCAGGGGAAATGGATATTTGTCGTAGAGGGAAATAAAGCAACCAGACGTCCGATAGAACTAGGAAGAGAGAATCCTTATTATTATGAAGTTATCTCCGGGCTCAAAGAGGGTGACCAGATTATTACCTCAGGCTATGATGATTATAAAAACATACAACAATTAAATCTAAATTAA
- a CDS encoding sigma-54-dependent transcriptional regulator has protein sequence MKKVEASVLVVDDQEEVLIASRLLLKRYFEKVNVLYDPRQLLDKIRDCEADVVLLDMNYRMGYENGREGIYRLKEVQEHFPQVRIILMTSFANVETAVEGIKLGSIDYVLKPWDNEKLIDIVKSAVQQLRKAKKIAAPSAPVFFQGNSPEILKVYQMAERVAKTDATVLIQGENGTGKYVLAEYIHKQSARRDHPFVHVDLGSLNENLFESELFGYAKGAFTDAGKDTAGRFEQADGGTVFLDEIGNIPLHLQSKLLQVIQSKSVTRLGESKVRQLDVRIITATNIDLESAVKEKVFREDLYYRIHTVSLYLPALRERSEDIPDMLQFFLKHMTEKYDMEMLHIGDTTLRQLEQYEWRGNIRELQNRIERAVILADQQELTLEHMGFEGALALVKSKEETTISDVERNLIIDSLHKYAGNISKAAHELGVSRGALYRKLEKYSIPNPNV, from the coding sequence ATGAAAAAAGTTGAAGCTTCTGTTTTAGTGGTTGATGATCAGGAGGAGGTATTGATCGCCTCCAGACTGTTACTGAAACGATATTTTGAAAAGGTAAATGTATTGTATGATCCCAGGCAGTTACTGGATAAAATCCGGGATTGTGAAGCCGATGTCGTCTTGCTGGATATGAACTACCGAATGGGGTATGAAAACGGAAGGGAAGGAATCTACAGGCTAAAAGAAGTGCAGGAACATTTCCCGCAAGTCAGAATCATACTGATGACTTCCTTTGCCAATGTGGAAACAGCTGTAGAGGGTATTAAGTTGGGATCGATAGATTATGTGCTGAAGCCATGGGATAATGAAAAGCTGATAGATATAGTGAAATCTGCTGTACAACAGCTGCGTAAAGCTAAAAAGATTGCTGCTCCGTCAGCACCAGTATTTTTTCAGGGGAATTCACCTGAGATTCTAAAAGTATATCAAATGGCAGAACGGGTTGCAAAGACAGATGCTACCGTACTGATACAGGGAGAGAACGGAACAGGAAAATATGTATTGGCGGAGTATATTCATAAACAATCTGCCAGAAGAGATCATCCTTTTGTACATGTGGATCTGGGTTCGTTGAATGAAAATCTGTTTGAAAGTGAATTGTTCGGTTATGCAAAGGGAGCATTTACTGATGCAGGTAAGGATACGGCCGGTAGATTTGAACAAGCCGATGGTGGCACTGTCTTTCTGGATGAGATTGGTAATATTCCGCTGCATCTGCAGTCAAAATTATTGCAGGTCATACAAAGTAAAAGTGTAACCCGATTGGGGGAATCCAAAGTAAGACAGCTGGATGTGCGCATTATCACTGCAACAAATATCGACCTGGAATCGGCAGTAAAGGAAAAAGTTTTTCGGGAAGATCTGTATTATCGTATACATACCGTATCGCTGTATCTGCCGGCATTGCGGGAACGGAGCGAAGATATACCGGATATGCTGCAGTTCTTTTTGAAGCATATGACCGAAAAATATGATATGGAGATGTTGCATATCGGGGACACTACGCTGAGACAATTGGAACAATATGAATGGAGGGGTAATATACGGGAACTTCAGAATCGGATAGAGCGTGCGGTGATATTAGCAGATCAGCAGGAGCTTACTCTTGAACATATGGGATTTGAAGGAGCTCTGGCTTTAGTGAAAAGTAAAGAAGAAACGACTATAAGCGATGTCGAGCGTAATTTGATAATTGACAGCTTACACAAATACGCAGGAAATATCAGTAAAGCTGCTCATGAACTCGGCGTCTCAAGAGGAGCCTTGTATCGTAAATTAGAAAAATATAGTATCCCAAATCCAAATGTATGA
- a CDS encoding sensor histidine kinase, translated as MSTNKLVIGIVIRTFILAILIAVAIYCGFHSLWYVLASIAIFLLILVFETRVFIKRYYSKFDSIVQAMLYDDYALSFDEQKENVVLNQLIQLYEKNKKASFDLHSQAFIYEHLLNSLESGVLILKKSTDSWTVLNMNEYLRKYFGIPGITYWHQFKSFVPQFYEAIEDKNFAEYKSTIDIQINKEEKQTFVIQTSVSKVADQQYYIILLDSIQRVIDSTENEAWLSIMKVIAHELMNSLTPIHSLAGNVSEILEQESLSAEDKEDVQMSVDTILNRSYHLQKFVERYRRLTMLPTPQPEWIAVDTLIRNCLRGYMGILQQKGINLHYEDVHDIRIFADAIQMEQVMINLFTNSMYAVESQDIKDIWVRVYSLNTRTYIEFSDSGRIIDPEIVPRIFLPFYTTRKDGGGIGLTLSKSIVEAHGGYLFYQVKADRNTFVLALPVTEK; from the coding sequence ATGAGTACGAATAAGCTGGTTATCGGGATAGTGATCCGTACATTCATATTAGCCATACTCATTGCCGTGGCTATATATTGCGGTTTCCATAGCCTGTGGTATGTACTGGCAAGTATAGCTATTTTTTTGCTGATCCTTGTTTTTGAGACCCGGGTTTTTATCAAACGCTATTACAGTAAGTTTGATAGTATTGTACAAGCCATGCTGTATGATGATTACGCTTTGAGTTTTGATGAACAAAAAGAAAATGTAGTGCTGAATCAGCTTATCCAATTGTATGAGAAGAATAAAAAGGCCTCATTTGATCTTCATTCACAGGCATTTATTTATGAGCATTTACTTAATAGTCTGGAGTCAGGGGTTTTGATTTTGAAGAAAAGTACAGACAGTTGGACGGTACTGAATATGAATGAATACCTGCGCAAGTATTTTGGTATACCCGGGATTACATACTGGCATCAGTTTAAATCTTTTGTACCCCAATTTTATGAGGCTATAGAAGATAAGAACTTTGCAGAATATAAGTCTACTATAGATATTCAGATCAATAAAGAAGAAAAGCAGACTTTCGTTATTCAGACATCGGTGAGCAAAGTAGCGGATCAGCAATATTACATCATTTTACTGGATTCTATACAGCGTGTCATAGATTCTACAGAAAATGAAGCCTGGTTGTCTATTATGAAAGTGATAGCACATGAATTGATGAATTCACTGACTCCGATACATTCGCTGGCTGGAAACGTCAGTGAGATCCTGGAACAGGAATCTCTTAGTGCAGAAGATAAAGAAGATGTACAGATGAGTGTGGATACCATTCTCAACAGAAGCTATCATCTGCAAAAATTTGTGGAACGCTACAGACGTCTGACTATGTTGCCTACACCTCAGCCTGAATGGATAGCTGTAGATACGCTGATACGAAATTGCCTGCGAGGATATATGGGAATACTACAGCAGAAGGGAATCAATTTGCATTATGAAGACGTCCACGATATCCGCATATTTGCAGACGCAATTCAGATGGAGCAGGTAATGATCAATCTCTTTACGAATAGCATGTATGCAGTAGAAAGTCAGGATATTAAGGATATATGGGTACGGGTTTACAGTTTGAATACACGTACTTATATAGAATTTTCGGATTCCGGCAGAATAATTGATCCTGAAATTGTACCCCGCATATTTCTCCCCTTTTATACAACCCGAAAAGATGGAGGCGGTATAGGACTCACATTATCCAAAAGTATTGTCGAAGCCCATGGAGGATATTTGTTTTATCAGGTCAAGGCTGATCGTAATACATTTGTCCTTGCTTTGCCTGTAACAGAGAAATAA
- a CDS encoding Crp/Fnr family transcriptional regulator, translating into MAVLAQHIKSYFGIVSDVEIEKISTLFQKERLRKDDFFVQKGQRVNKLSFIESGMLRIFVHTDKKEVTQWISTAGSFVTDLTGFMYDDVSRWNIQALSDTVLYSISKEDYKKAGTMLSKWNEFEKTFIVKCFTKMEERIFCHLSMSSEERYHYFFEHNKELFNQVPLQYIASMLGMTPETFSRIRKK; encoded by the coding sequence ATGGCCGTATTAGCACAGCATATAAAGTCTTATTTTGGCATCGTATCGGATGTTGAAATCGAAAAAATAAGTACTCTTTTTCAAAAAGAACGCTTAAGGAAGGATGATTTTTTTGTCCAGAAAGGACAGCGGGTTAATAAGCTCTCTTTTATTGAGTCAGGTATGCTGCGGATCTTTGTTCATACCGACAAAAAAGAAGTTACACAATGGATTTCAACCGCTGGTTCTTTTGTAACAGACCTGACGGGGTTTATGTATGATGATGTTTCCCGGTGGAATATTCAGGCTCTTTCAGACACGGTGCTGTATTCCATAAGCAAAGAAGATTATAAAAAAGCCGGCACTATGCTTTCCAAATGGAATGAATTTGAAAAAACGTTTATAGTAAAATGTTTTACAAAGATGGAAGAAAGAATATTCTGCCATTTGTCTATGAGCAGTGAAGAGCGTTATCATTATTTCTTCGAGCACAACAAAGAGCTTTTTAATCAGGTTCCATTGCAGTATATCGCATCCATGTTAGGAATGACGCCAGAAACATTCAGCCGCATCAGAAAAAAATAG
- a CDS encoding SRPBCC domain-containing protein translates to MAKEIITHIRIQATPLKIWSVFTNFVQYPEWNPFIKSLDGDVRVGKKIRVHIQPPDSGSMIFKPKVLAYEENKKLSWIGRLLIPGLFDGEHAFELIDNGDGTTTFVQSEIFKGLLVPLFQKTLDNNTRRGFERMNLKLKEICENENK, encoded by the coding sequence ATGGCTAAAGAAATCATTACACATATTCGTATACAGGCCACACCACTAAAGATCTGGTCCGTTTTTACGAATTTTGTACAGTATCCGGAGTGGAATCCTTTTATAAAATCGCTGGATGGTGACGTCCGGGTCGGGAAAAAAATACGTGTACACATACAACCGCCGGACTCCGGAAGTATGATCTTCAAACCTAAAGTTTTAGCTTATGAGGAAAACAAAAAGCTGAGTTGGATAGGCAGGCTTTTAATACCGGGATTATTCGATGGGGAGCATGCATTTGAACTGATTGACAATGGAGATGGTACGACCACCTTTGTACAAAGTGAGATTTTCAAAGGTTTACTTGTTCCGTTATTTCAAAAAACACTGGATAACAATACCAGACGAGGATTTGAACGAATGAATCTAAAGTTGAAAGAGATTTGCGAAAACGAAAATAAATAG
- a CDS encoding HesB/IscA family protein, whose translation MITITDKAKERIQSIMKTEQYDDSYFVRVAVESGGCSGLSYKLNFDNEEKKGDQFSEDKGIKICLDIKSYLYLAGTELDYSDGLNGKGFEFHNPNASRTCACGESFSV comes from the coding sequence ATGATCACCATTACAGATAAAGCGAAAGAACGTATCCAATCCATTATGAAGACGGAACAGTACGACGACAGTTATTTTGTTAGGGTTGCCGTAGAGAGTGGAGGTTGCTCAGGTCTTTCATACAAACTCAATTTTGATAACGAAGAAAAAAAAGGAGACCAGTTCTCTGAAGATAAAGGGATAAAAATCTGTCTGGATATTAAATCGTATTTGTATCTGGCTGGTACCGAACTTGATTATTCAGACGGTCTAAACGGTAAAGGATTTGAATTTCATAATCCTAATGCCAGCAGGACTTGTGCCTGTGGGGAAAGTTTCTCCGTATAA
- a CDS encoding cysteine desulfurase family protein, whose amino-acid sequence MIYLDNNATTALHPDVLEEMIPYLTESYGNASSIQHKSGRVASAAVVKARQQIANSLHASEKEIFFNSGATEAINTVIKGVFSLYSGKGKHIITSATEHKAVLTCCEYLQKKGAEITFVPTDSNGMIDITVLKDLIRPDTILVALMAANNESGVIHPIDEIASITKEKNTLFFCDATQYVGKVPLNLENSMIDILCFSAHKFHGPKGVGALYIRRKSKPTQIETLIHGGKQENGFRGGTYNVPAIVGMGKALELAVSDFTHQQKISGLRNLLESTVLKEVPDTEVIASAVSRIANTSNITFKHTKATEIMSRLNDIALSAGSACVSGDRDPSHVLKAMHRSDEEAFCSLRFSLSRFTTEEEIKETVTKLRTVVRQIREQSPVWQLYKDGLLD is encoded by the coding sequence ATGATTTATTTAGATAATAATGCTACTACAGCACTCCACCCGGATGTATTGGAAGAAATGATACCCTACCTCACAGAATCCTACGGAAATGCATCGAGTATACAACATAAATCAGGCAGGGTTGCTTCTGCAGCAGTAGTAAAAGCCAGACAGCAGATTGCGAATAGTCTTCATGCCAGTGAGAAGGAAATTTTCTTCAATTCAGGGGCTACAGAAGCCATCAATACCGTTATAAAAGGTGTATTTTCACTCTACTCAGGCAAAGGAAAACATATTATTACTTCAGCTACCGAACATAAAGCGGTGCTGACATGCTGTGAATATCTGCAGAAAAAGGGTGCAGAGATAACGTTTGTCCCTACAGACAGCAATGGTATGATTGATATAACCGTATTGAAAGATCTGATCCGGCCGGATACCATTTTAGTAGCTTTAATGGCTGCTAATAATGAAAGTGGTGTTATTCATCCCATAGATGAAATTGCCTCAATTACCAAAGAGAAGAATACGTTGTTTTTTTGTGATGCGACTCAGTACGTAGGCAAAGTGCCCCTTAATCTGGAAAACAGTATGATCGACATTCTTTGTTTCAGTGCGCACAAGTTTCATGGCCCCAAAGGTGTAGGCGCCTTATATATCCGCAGAAAATCGAAGCCAACACAAATAGAGACGCTGATACACGGAGGTAAACAGGAAAATGGATTTCGTGGCGGAACCTATAATGTTCCAGCGATCGTTGGAATGGGTAAAGCCCTCGAGCTGGCCGTTTCTGATTTCACGCATCAACAAAAGATATCAGGCTTAAGAAATTTGTTGGAGAGTACGGTCCTTAAAGAAGTACCGGATACGGAAGTTATAGCTTCAGCAGTCTCCCGTATTGCCAATACTTCTAATATTACATTCAAGCATACCAAAGCTACTGAGATCATGAGCAGGCTAAATGATATCGCCCTATCTGCAGGCTCGGCCTGTGTATCAGGCGACCGGGATCCTTCACATGTACTCAAAGCTATGCATCGCAGCGATGAGGAAGCTTTTTGCAGCCTGCGATTTAGCCTGAGCAGATTTACAACCGAAGAGGAAATAAAAGAAACGGTTACAAAACTCCGTACTGTGGTCAGACAGATCCGGGAGCAGTCCCCTGTATGGCAACTGTACAAGGATGGACTTTTGGATTGA
- a CDS encoding mechanosensitive ion channel family protein, protein METVNISRFEGGLEKLIDVVIVSIPSIAVGLGILFFGRYLIKFLINIMNKRFERRNIDVSIRAFISSMLKFVLYALLILTAASTMGIQTTSFIAALSAFGLAVGMALQGSLSNFAGGVLILMFRPFEVGDYVSSANGSAGTVERIDLLYTTLIGADGIRMFSPNGTLANSVIKNYTKIVNRRLEYVIGISYDANIKTAKDIILEVLKSDDRILETPAPEIFVSELADSSVNLTIRAWAKKENFWPANNENQELIKNALDKHGISIPFPQTELHIVNDKLTMTTNPKRES, encoded by the coding sequence ATGGAAACAGTAAATATTAGCAGATTTGAAGGTGGATTAGAAAAACTGATAGATGTTGTCATTGTCAGTATACCAAGTATTGCGGTAGGTCTGGGAATATTATTCTTTGGCCGGTATCTGATCAAATTTCTGATCAATATCATGAACAAGCGTTTTGAAAGACGCAATATAGATGTATCTATACGGGCATTTATATCCAGCATGTTAAAATTTGTCCTGTATGCTTTGCTTATTCTTACTGCAGCCAGCACAATGGGTATTCAGACTACATCTTTTATCGCTGCATTATCCGCTTTTGGTCTGGCTGTAGGTATGGCACTGCAGGGAAGTCTTTCTAATTTTGCAGGAGGAGTATTGATCTTAATGTTCAGACCATTTGAAGTAGGAGATTATGTCTCCAGTGCCAATGGTTCTGCAGGTACTGTGGAGCGCATAGATTTGCTCTATACTACTTTAATCGGTGCCGATGGAATACGGATGTTTAGTCCGAATGGTACACTGGCCAATTCTGTAATAAAAAACTATACTAAGATTGTCAACAGAAGATTGGAATATGTGATCGGTATATCTTACGATGCAAATATTAAAACGGCTAAGGATATTATTCTGGAAGTACTCAAATCAGATGACCGTATTCTGGAAACGCCCGCTCCTGAGATCTTTGTGAGTGAGTTGGCTGACAGTTCTGTCAACCTCACTATTCGTGCATGGGCAAAGAAAGAAAATTTCTGGCCGGCAAATAATGAAAATCAGGAACTCATTAAGAATGCACTGGATAAACATGGAATCAGTATTCCTTTTCCACAGACGGAGCTTCATATTGTAAATGATAAGCTGACGATGACGACTAATCCAAAGCGCGAGTCGTAA